The following coding sequences are from one Triticum aestivum cultivar Chinese Spring chromosome 5A, IWGSC CS RefSeq v2.1, whole genome shotgun sequence window:
- the LOC123106626 gene encoding cation/H(+) antiporter 15 isoform X1, whose protein sequence is MSLAGEVAVNRSLYCLEPNSRPTSSGVFAGDDPLKFYFPLLLYHICIIFILSQAMYAVFRRVGIPLVISQILAGALLGPSFLGHYLPHVGEIFATPRGWVQINTVGGYAFTLHIFTIGVKTDLGMIVKSGKKAIAIAVLGTAAPHLAMYVTALALSERIPKQWTDTFLLTNLNSWWSLSAFIVVCCTLDDLHLLSSKLGRLAMSAALIGDFANTFAIAGVTSYLLQASPEEKLQRIGFASSLSFTIFIALMGLVARPVILRLIRDVPEGGILSESRLVAVLLISITCSFAGELLGLHATYGPFMLGLMLPGGAPLGVTLAERLDRLVAGVLTPLLIAQGGMRMNVHMITDASTCGLLEVFLVVGILAKFVACMVPCLYCQIPVRESVAVGLMMNFKGITEVVYASAFMDSKVLDDEAYAAFMMNVLVVGAATGAAVKYMYHPEEKYVANQRRTVESKKVGEELRVLACVHSQVDVAPVVALLDAASPTPTTPVSVYLLHLLPLAGLTSSVLRSFKHSDRHCVPTGSKATESDRVVNAFQFFVEQRQQGSSSLLPYVCIAPYATMHNDVCTVALDKRAMLIIVPFHKRLAIDGSVEPTSPNAGAIQDTNINILNYAPCSVAILVDRGSLSGVASTASIDPIDGLFPHRVAMYFLGGPDDREAMALAAYMAEDAPIGLTVFRFLLPIEWQQRLDPEEDELDDEATQEFVDRWVDDNRVMYTQHTVGGSHEMVDVIRNTSVAFDLLVVGRRADSLESPLTAGISDWSEHLELGVLGDLLASADFGSRLSTLVVQQQTRAAAGELYPV, encoded by the exons ATGTCGCTGGCGGGGGAGGTCGCTGTCAACAGAAGCCTCTACTGCTTGGAGCCCAACTCCCGGCCCACCTCCTCCGGCGtcttcgccggcgacgacccccTCAAGTTCTACTTCCCCCTCCTCCTCTACCACAtctgcatcatcttcatcctctccCAGGCCATGTACGCCGTGTTCCGCCGTGTCGGCATCCCGCTGGTCATCTCCCAGATCCTC GCCGGCGCGCTGCTGGGGCCGTCGTTCCTGGGCCACTACCTCCCGCACGTCGGCGAGATCTTCGCCACGCCCAGGGGCTGGGTGCAGATCAACACGGTCGGCGGCTACGCCTTCACGCTCCACATCTTCACCATCGGCGTCAAGACGGACCTCGGCATGATCGTCAAGTCCGGGAAGAAGGCCATCGCCATCGCCGTCCTTGGCACCGCCGCCCCGCACCTCGCCATGTACGTCACGGCCCTCGCGCTCAGCGAACGCATCCCCAAGCAATGGACCGACACCTTCCTCCTCACCAACCTTAACTCCTGGTGGTCGCTCTCGGCCTTCATCGTCGTCTGCTGCACGCTGGATGACCTCCACCTTCTCTCCTCCAAGCTCGGCCGCCTCGCCATGTCCGCCGCCCTCATCGGAGACTTCGCCAACACCTTCGCCATCGCCGGCGTCACGTCCTACCTCCTCCAGGCAAGCCCCGAGGAGAAGCTGCAGCGGATTGGCTTCGCCTCCTCGCTCTCGTTCACCATCTTCATCGCGCTCATGGGGCTGGTGGCGCGGCCGGTGATCCTGCGGCTGATCAGGGACGTGCCAGAGGGCGGCATCCTCTCCGAGTCCCGCCTTGTCGCCGTGCTGCTCATCTCCATCACGTGCAGCTTCGCCGGCGAGCTCCTCGGCCTCCACGCGACGTACGGGCCGTTCATGCTGGGGCTCATGCTCCCCGGTGGCGCCCCGCTGGGTGTGACCCTGGCGGAGCGGCTGgaccggctcgtcgccggcgtgctgaCGCCGCTGCTCATCGCGCAGGGAGGGATGCGGATGAACGTCCACATGATCACGGACGCCTCCACCTGCGGCCTGCTGGAGGTGTTCTTGGTCGTCGGCATCCTCGCCAAGTTTGTGGCGTGCATGGTGCCGTGCTTGTACTGCCAGATACCGGTCCGGGAGTCCGTGGCCGTCGGCCTCATGATGAACTTCAAGGGCATCACGGAGGTGGTGTACGCCTCGGCCTTCATGGACTCCAAGGTGCTGGACGACGAGGCGTACGCGGCCTTCATGATGAACGTGCTGGTGGTCGGCGCCGCCACAGGGGCGGCGGTCAAGTACATGTACCACCCGGAGGAGAAGTACGTGGCGAACCAGCGGCGCACGGTGGAGAGCAAGAAGGTCGGCGAGGAGCTCCGGGTGCTGGCGTGCGTGCACTCGCAGGTGGACGTGGCGCCGGTGGTGGCGCTGCTTGATGCGGCCAGCCCGACGCCGACGACGCCCGTCTCGGTGTACCTCCTCCACCTTCTGCCGCTCGCCGGGCTCACCAGCTCCGTGCTCCGCTCCTTCAAGCACAGCGACCGGCACTGCGTCCCGACGGGGTCCAAGGCCACCGAGTCGGATCGCGTCGTCAACGCCTTCCAGTTCTTCGTGGAGCAGCGGCAGCAGGGCTCGTCGTCGCTGCTGCCGTACGTGTGCATCGCGCCCTACGCCACCATGCACAACGACGTGTGCACCGTCGCGCTCGACAAGCGCGCCATGCTCATCATCGTGCCCTTCCACAAGCGCCTCGCCATCGACGGCTCCGTGGAGCCCACGTCGCCCAACGCCGGCGCCATCCAGGACACCAACATCAACATACTCAACTACGCGCCCTGCTCCGTCGCCATCCTCGTCGACCGCGGCAGCCTCTCCGGCGTGGCCAGCACCGCCTCCATCGACCCCATCGACGGCCTGTTCCCGCACCGCGTCGCCATGTACTTCCTCGGCGGGCCGGACGACCGGGAGGCCATGGCGCTGGCGGCCTACATGGCCGAGGACGCGCCCATCGGCCTCACCGTCTTCCGCTTCCTGCTGCCCATAGAGTGGCAGCAGCGACTGGACCCCGAGGAGGACGAGCTGGACGACGAGGCCACGCAGGAGTTCGTCGACCGCTGGGTGGACGACAACCGGGTCATGTACACCCAGCACACCGTCGGCGGCTCCCACGAGATGGTGGACGTCATCCGGAACACCAGCGTCGCCTTCGACCTGCTCGTCGTCGGCCGGCGAGCCGACAGCCTCGAGTCGCCGCTCACGGCCGGCATATCGGACTGGAGCGAGCACCTGGAGCTCGGCGTTCTCGGGGACCTGCTCGCCTCCGCCGACTTTGGCTCCCGCTTGTCCACGCTGGTGGTGCAGCAGCAGACCAGGGCGGCCGCCGGTGAGCTCTACCCCGTTTGA
- the LOC123106626 gene encoding cation/H(+) antiporter 15 isoform X2, with protein MIVKSGKKAIAIAVLGTAAPHLAMYVTALALSERIPKQWTDTFLLTNLNSWWSLSAFIVVCCTLDDLHLLSSKLGRLAMSAALIGDFANTFAIAGVTSYLLQASPEEKLQRIGFASSLSFTIFIALMGLVARPVILRLIRDVPEGGILSESRLVAVLLISITCSFAGELLGLHATYGPFMLGLMLPGGAPLGVTLAERLDRLVAGVLTPLLIAQGGMRMNVHMITDASTCGLLEVFLVVGILAKFVACMVPCLYCQIPVRESVAVGLMMNFKGITEVVYASAFMDSKVLDDEAYAAFMMNVLVVGAATGAAVKYMYHPEEKYVANQRRTVESKKVGEELRVLACVHSQVDVAPVVALLDAASPTPTTPVSVYLLHLLPLAGLTSSVLRSFKHSDRHCVPTGSKATESDRVVNAFQFFVEQRQQGSSSLLPYVCIAPYATMHNDVCTVALDKRAMLIIVPFHKRLAIDGSVEPTSPNAGAIQDTNINILNYAPCSVAILVDRGSLSGVASTASIDPIDGLFPHRVAMYFLGGPDDREAMALAAYMAEDAPIGLTVFRFLLPIEWQQRLDPEEDELDDEATQEFVDRWVDDNRVMYTQHTVGGSHEMVDVIRNTSVAFDLLVVGRRADSLESPLTAGISDWSEHLELGVLGDLLASADFGSRLSTLVVQQQTRAAAGELYPV; from the coding sequence ATGATCGTCAAGTCCGGGAAGAAGGCCATCGCCATCGCCGTCCTTGGCACCGCCGCCCCGCACCTCGCCATGTACGTCACGGCCCTCGCGCTCAGCGAACGCATCCCCAAGCAATGGACCGACACCTTCCTCCTCACCAACCTTAACTCCTGGTGGTCGCTCTCGGCCTTCATCGTCGTCTGCTGCACGCTGGATGACCTCCACCTTCTCTCCTCCAAGCTCGGCCGCCTCGCCATGTCCGCCGCCCTCATCGGAGACTTCGCCAACACCTTCGCCATCGCCGGCGTCACGTCCTACCTCCTCCAGGCAAGCCCCGAGGAGAAGCTGCAGCGGATTGGCTTCGCCTCCTCGCTCTCGTTCACCATCTTCATCGCGCTCATGGGGCTGGTGGCGCGGCCGGTGATCCTGCGGCTGATCAGGGACGTGCCAGAGGGCGGCATCCTCTCCGAGTCCCGCCTTGTCGCCGTGCTGCTCATCTCCATCACGTGCAGCTTCGCCGGCGAGCTCCTCGGCCTCCACGCGACGTACGGGCCGTTCATGCTGGGGCTCATGCTCCCCGGTGGCGCCCCGCTGGGTGTGACCCTGGCGGAGCGGCTGgaccggctcgtcgccggcgtgctgaCGCCGCTGCTCATCGCGCAGGGAGGGATGCGGATGAACGTCCACATGATCACGGACGCCTCCACCTGCGGCCTGCTGGAGGTGTTCTTGGTCGTCGGCATCCTCGCCAAGTTTGTGGCGTGCATGGTGCCGTGCTTGTACTGCCAGATACCGGTCCGGGAGTCCGTGGCCGTCGGCCTCATGATGAACTTCAAGGGCATCACGGAGGTGGTGTACGCCTCGGCCTTCATGGACTCCAAGGTGCTGGACGACGAGGCGTACGCGGCCTTCATGATGAACGTGCTGGTGGTCGGCGCCGCCACAGGGGCGGCGGTCAAGTACATGTACCACCCGGAGGAGAAGTACGTGGCGAACCAGCGGCGCACGGTGGAGAGCAAGAAGGTCGGCGAGGAGCTCCGGGTGCTGGCGTGCGTGCACTCGCAGGTGGACGTGGCGCCGGTGGTGGCGCTGCTTGATGCGGCCAGCCCGACGCCGACGACGCCCGTCTCGGTGTACCTCCTCCACCTTCTGCCGCTCGCCGGGCTCACCAGCTCCGTGCTCCGCTCCTTCAAGCACAGCGACCGGCACTGCGTCCCGACGGGGTCCAAGGCCACCGAGTCGGATCGCGTCGTCAACGCCTTCCAGTTCTTCGTGGAGCAGCGGCAGCAGGGCTCGTCGTCGCTGCTGCCGTACGTGTGCATCGCGCCCTACGCCACCATGCACAACGACGTGTGCACCGTCGCGCTCGACAAGCGCGCCATGCTCATCATCGTGCCCTTCCACAAGCGCCTCGCCATCGACGGCTCCGTGGAGCCCACGTCGCCCAACGCCGGCGCCATCCAGGACACCAACATCAACATACTCAACTACGCGCCCTGCTCCGTCGCCATCCTCGTCGACCGCGGCAGCCTCTCCGGCGTGGCCAGCACCGCCTCCATCGACCCCATCGACGGCCTGTTCCCGCACCGCGTCGCCATGTACTTCCTCGGCGGGCCGGACGACCGGGAGGCCATGGCGCTGGCGGCCTACATGGCCGAGGACGCGCCCATCGGCCTCACCGTCTTCCGCTTCCTGCTGCCCATAGAGTGGCAGCAGCGACTGGACCCCGAGGAGGACGAGCTGGACGACGAGGCCACGCAGGAGTTCGTCGACCGCTGGGTGGACGACAACCGGGTCATGTACACCCAGCACACCGTCGGCGGCTCCCACGAGATGGTGGACGTCATCCGGAACACCAGCGTCGCCTTCGACCTGCTCGTCGTCGGCCGGCGAGCCGACAGCCTCGAGTCGCCGCTCACGGCCGGCATATCGGACTGGAGCGAGCACCTGGAGCTCGGCGTTCTCGGGGACCTGCTCGCCTCCGCCGACTTTGGCTCCCGCTTGTCCACGCTGGTGGTGCAGCAGCAGACCAGGGCGGCCGCCGGTGAGCTCTACCCCGTTTGA